The Nitrosopumilus sp. DNA window TTACACAAAACTGAAATAATTCATACTCCCTCAAAACTGGAAAAAATAATTCTTGATGAGGCTGCAATGAATTTATTCCAATTGGGTGATGTGACCTATGGTGGATTTGGTTCTGCACCGAAATTCCCTAATGCTGCAAATATTTCATTTTTGTTTAGATATGCCAACCTTACAGGTCTTTCTAAATTCAATGAATTTGCGCTCAAGACTCTTAACAAAATGGCAAAAGGTGGAATCTTTGATCAAATTGGAGGTGGTTTTCATAGATATTCTACTGATGCAAAATGGTTGGTTCCTCATTTTGAAAAAATGCTTTATGACAATGCATTGATATCTGTCAATTATGTAGAAGCATACCAAATAACAAAAGATCCTTTCTATCTTGAAGTATTACAAAAAACTTTGGACTTTGTTTTACGTGAGATGACTTCTCCTGAAGGTGGATTCTATTCTGCATATGATGCAGATTCTGATGGTGTAGAAGGAAAATTCTATGTTTGGAAGAAGAGTGAAATTAAAGCAATCCTTGGAAGTGATGCGGATATTTTTTGTTTATACTATGATGTGACTGATGGTGGTAATTGGGAGGGAGATAACATTTTGTGTAACAATCTCAATATCTCAACTGTTGCTTTTAATTTTGGAAAATCAGAACAAGAAATTCACAAGATTTTAAATTCATGTGCTGAAAAATTATTAAAAGTTCGCTCCACAAGAATCCCTCCTGGTTTAGATGATAAGATACTTGTTTCGTGGAATTCTTTGATGATAACTGCATTTGCAAAAGGCTATCGTGTAACAAATGATCTCAGATACCTAAATGCAGCAAAAGATTGTATATTGTTTATTGAACAGCATCTTCTTGTAGATGATAAATTACGACGAACTTACAAAAATAATATTGCAAAAATAGATGGCTACCTAGAAGATTATTCTTATTTTATTAATGCATTGTTAGATGTTTTTGAGATTGAACCTAATCCCAAATATCTTAAACTTTCTTTGAGTCTGACAAATTATTTAATAGACCATTTTTGGGATCCAAGCAGCAGTAGCTTCTTTATGACTTCTGATAATCATGAAAAACTAATCATCAGACCAAAAAGCAATTATGACTTGTCTTTGCCTTCTGGAAATTCAGTCTCTGCATTTGTATTGTTAAAATTGTACCATTTTTCACAGCAACAAAAATTCCTAGATATTGCTACAAAAATAATGGAATCTCAGGCACAAATAGCTGCAGAAAATCCCTTTGGTTTTGGCTATTTGTTAAATACTATTTCCCTTTTTATTCAAAAACCTGTTGAGATTACTATCATCAACACTGAAAATTCAGAAATCCAGGAATCCCTCTTATTGAAATATTTGCCTAATTCAATTATGGTTATGATTCAAAATTCAGATCAATTAAACGGTCTTTCTGAATTTCCCTTTTTCACAGGCAAATTTTTTGAAGAAAAGACATCTGTTTTTATCTGTAAAGACTTTACTTGCTCTTTACCGTTACATACTATTGATGAAGTAAATTCCAATCTTTAGATTTTTTTCAAATCTACTTCAATCATGCTTCCAACTTGAGGTCTTCCCATATTGTCATACCTTGATTTTGGCATTGCTATTGTAATCTGTGTTTGTTGATATGACTTGATATTGACAGTTGGTTGTGCTTGTAATATTGCCTCTAACAATGGCATAACTTGTTCTTTAGTTTCAGCATCAAGTTTTTTTGAGACATTATCTATTATCATCTGTTTTTGTGAAATTGGTTCAGTTGATACATTTTCAATTAATGTTAGTTGAGCTATTTGACCATTATCTACTATCTGTGTAATTCTAAATTCATTTGTATCTGTCATTGCTTTGTTACAATTTTTTGATGATTTATCTTTAGCGTATTGAAAAATACAATACAATTACTGCAGTTACTACTGCTGATGATATTCCTAATGCAAAGATAATTTTACTTCCATCTATGTTCATGACTCTAAATTTACGTGGTCAGAATTAAACTGTATGTATTTTTCTTTGAAATGTTTTTTGATAATCTCTAGATGTGTTTTAATAGGAAAACACATCTTTTTGTTATCATATGTGCATTTGTATTAATACCCATGACTATAGTGAAAAACGACATCCAACAAGAACCGGTTTTTGCATGAACTCTCTTTTAAATTAAACCTTTTTTTGAAAAAAATTCTCTATTTTTGGATCTATTCTTTTTTAACATTTTCTAGTTTGGGGCTAAGAATAGATTTTTTGATTAATGGGGCTCGTTTTTTAATAATCTGGTTGAATTCATGCATATCTTCCAATCCCGGTGTTTGATGCTGATTCTGGTATGCTTGTAAAAATCCAGAATACACACATCCTGTAATTATTCCAAATGCCGTATCTGGAATTGATTCGATTTCTGGTACAAAATTCTCTGCAATTTGCTTATATGACTCTGATTCACTAATGTAATAATCTATTAAACTATCTACAAAATCTCTGTTTTCTTTTGAAATGGTCATTACTTTTTCTTCATTTTCTAGTTTATTTAATTGTCTTTGATTAATCCTTTATTTGTTCATGAATTATTTTCTATGTGTTGTGGAAGTTAGAATCTGATGAAGATTTTTTTCGTATATACGACTCCAAAAAATTGATTGCAGGCTATTTTGATCCTGACTATGGCGATATTTTCCCAAAGGAGAATTATGAAGAAATAACTTTATCCATGATGAAAAACCATGATTTAATTTCAGGTGGGGTTATTATGGTGCCACTTGTAAAATTTGGATTATTTGATACTGATTTGGATACGTCCATATCTAAGATAGAAGAAAATGTAGTTCGTGTAAATACTCACTTACAAAAATGGAAGGAGTTCTTATCTGAAATAAAACCTCCGTTTCACTCTGTTCGAATATCTCACACTGATCAAGACATGTTGACTATTACCTTTGCTGTCAAGTTCTCAAAACCTACACCTCTGGATAAAATACCTCTTCAAGATGAACTTTCTCCCACTATGGATTTGTTACAAAAGTTTGAACTCTTGTGATTGCCTGGTGTTTTTTGGATTAATCCATTTATTCAAGGAAGATGTTCTAATTTCCATTTTTCAGCATCATTAAAACAATTAAACCAATCAATTTCAGTTTGGTTAGAATCAAATTCTCCTAATTCGTTTTTAAATTGTGAGTTACACTCATTTTTCATATTTTCGTATATCTGAAACACTTTTTGTGTCAAGCCTCCTTGTGGAGGAGAAAATTTCTCTGATTCATCATAAGTTTTTACACCACTCTTAGCTGACTGAAATTCTAATAATCCTAAATTCTCATATTCGTATGCCTCTTGAATTTGTGTGTCTGATCTTATCTTTGCTGATTCATCTCCTGTTACTATCCATTTGATATATTCTTCATCACTTTCCAATTGTGTCTGAGATGATAATTTGAATAGCTCTACTGAACTTTCAAATAGTTTTGGTGGCGTCAATTTATCATATCTAGAAATAATTTCTTTAAACTCTTTGACATGTTTCTCATAATATTTTAGAAGGTCATCTTTTGTGATATCTCCTTCATCCCATTTATTTTTCTCAGAATAAAATCTTACTTGTAATTGTGTAACATCATCTTGAATTTGTGCTAACTCTGTTCCAAATTGAAAGCCTTTTTGCTTGGTTTGATCTACTGAATAATTATATCCTATGATAGATAATATGATGATTATCATGATAGATATGATGATGATGTTCTGAATTTTGTTTTTTTTCAAAGATAATCTATATAGTTTCCATCTTCGTCTAGTTTTAATTCTATTTTAAATTCAGTACCGCTGATAAATGATTCATTTCTAATTGTTCTGACTCTTCCAATTACTAGTTCATAAGGCCAAATTTCAACTACTATGGAACCTACTTTAGCAATTGGTGTTTCTGTAATAGTCATATCTTCCCGCTTAACTCCGTGTCTTTCTAACATGTGAATTGCATGATCCAAAAGCGGTACTGGATTATTGTAATTTAAAACCCAAACTGTTCCCTCATAATCAATTTTTTTCAATTTGAAAAATCTCACTCTTACTCATATAACAATTATTCTGTTATTTTTAATTGATATCCTTTCAAGATGGAAACCATGAATAAAAAGAAAATGGAATTAGAATTCATTTATTTTTGATTCTAAACCATTGTTGATTGATGATGGTGTTGATGGAAATTTATCTCCTATCCTATTTCCTGCAACAGCGGCTGCTTCTTTTAGAATAATCTCTGTTTCTTCATTTGTTGAACTATCTAATTCAAAGCCTCCACCAAATGACTCTGTTGTCATTCCTCCTAAAAGTTCCGACATTGTTTCAAATTCAGCTCCAGCTTGCGGAATGAATTTACCTATTGCTGGTCCTATTGACCGCATTAAACCAATTACAGGTCCTATTGTAACCATCGCATCTCCAAGCTCGTTCATAGTTGACAATCTTAATTGAACTTGATCAAGAGATAATTTGAGATTGCCTATTAGTTTCTCATTTTTTCTTAATTCAACAAGCTCATTTGCAAGAATTTTGCCTGCAACTCTGTCATGTCGCTGTTGAGCCTCTACAATTCGTCTAAATATTTTTGCATCTTTTTCTTGTAGTTTTTTGTGCATATGATCAATCTTTGAAATTGTTTGACCAAGTTTTCCAACTGATTGTTGTATTCGTGGTTTTAGAGGTGGTTCTTTTTTTATCATGCCATGAATTTGTTCATTAAATCCAGGTTTTAATGGCTTACTCCAATTGTCTTGAAATGTTGGCATGATGATTTTATAGAAATTTTTCTCTAATCCTCCACAGTGTATAAAAGTACACAAACTGAATAATATTTTCAATGCAATGATAATTTTTGATGTAATTGATTGATCTATTTAGCCTGTCTGATCAAACCGTTGGTTTGAATTACAATTAATTTCTTTTATTTAACTATCTTGATTATACATTACTTCTTTGTTGTGATTAAAACACAATAAATTCCATTTAGCGATATTGACATACACATACTAATTTTATCATATATGGTAAATAATGGAATTGTACAATGTTTCTCTTACTGATACATCAAATCTAATTAATGATGTGTGTAATGTTAAAGGAAAAAATAAACCCACGTACGAATTTTAACTCAATACTACCAAAAGCATTTACAATTAAATTTTGATTGATGCAAAATAATTTCTAGATATGAATTAGTAATGCACAAATTGAATTCCCATTCTCACAGAAAAATAAATAATTAAAAATTCTTAAACACCTTAAATTCTGTGCTAATGTCTGATTTTCTTAATAAATTAGATCATTAGTTATGTCTATTATTCTGAGTCAACCACATTTAGCGTCATTGTACTTACTACTCTTGATAATTTCCTGATTGTTGCAATTACTTTTTCAAATCCTTCTTGATCTTGTGTTTGAATTTCGGCAATAACATCATATGCCCCAAAGGTAAGATACGCGTTAGTGACATTTTGCATTTGTTTTAATTCGTCAACGATATATTCTTCGGAGCCTAGATCGCAATTTAATAAAATAAATCCTTTATGCATAATTTGCTCTTGATATAATTTAAAAAGTTCAAGTCTTTAAGTTTTACAGTGTTACCATCTGCTACGTCCGCCGTAACTATTTCTACTTTCCCCGCTATCTGTTCTTCTCTTCCTATTTCTATCGTCTCTTGGGTTTCCTCCTCTAGACCCGCTACCATATCCTCCAGATCGTCCACCTCTAGAATAGTTTGATCTTGATTGACCTCCGTATCTTCTTGATGGTGTTTGTCTTTTTAGAGGATCTGGAATTGAAATTTGAATTCCCATCTCTTGATTCAAGTCTCTAATAGGAACTTTAATTTGACGTTTAATTAAATTCCAATCTCCTACTGACGAATATGAAACAAATGTGACTGCTTTACCTTTTGCCCCTGCCCTTGCGGTTCTTCCAATTCTGTGGAAGTACGCCATCTCTTGATTTGGAATGTCATAATTCACTACTAATTCTACTCTTGGAACATCAATCCCTCTTGATGCAATGTCTGTTGCAACTAGAATGTCTGCTTTTCCATTTCTAAATCTTGCCATGGATTGTTCTCTTCTATGTTGTGACATGTCCCCTTCTATTGCAACTGCATCATATTTTTCCTGATGAAGATACTTTGCAACGTCTCTTGTTCTATATTTTGTTGAACAAAACACTATGCATTGACCCTTTGTTGGTTTGATAAAATCTAAAAGGTACTTGAATTTATCGCGATCCTTTATCACTAAGAATGATTGATCAATTCCCTCTCCACTTAGATCATCTGCATCTAAGAGGAACTGTTTTGGATTTTTAAGATAATCTTCTGATAGTCTTAGAATCTCAGTTGGCATTGTTGCTGAAAACAATGACATTACTCTGTCTTCTGGTGCTAAATCTAAAATAAATTGAATATCATCAATGAAACCCATGTCTAACATTGTATCTGCTTCATCCAGAACAATATGGCTTATGTCTCTCAGCTCTATTGATCCTCTTTTGAGATGATCTATTAGTCTACCTGGTGTTGCAACTACAATCTCCACTCCTCTATGAAGAGCATCTAATTGTATCCCCATACCTTGACCACCATAAATTGTAGCTATTCTAATTCCTGTGTATTTCCCAAATTTTTTAACCTCCTCAGTAATCTGCATTGCTAATTCTCTTGTAGGCGCCATTACTAATCCTTGGATTCCTTTCTTTGGTTGAATCCCCTGTAGCATTGATAATGCAAATGCTGCAGTTTTACCAGAACCTGTATGTGCCTGTCCTACAACGTCTCTTCCTGAAAGTAATACTGGAATTACTGCTTCTTGAATAGCAAATGCCTCTTCAAATCCTTGTTCTTTAATTCCTTTTAGTATGTTGTCGTTTAATCCTAAATCTTGAAATTTTGTCATTTTATTTTCTTACCTTAAGCAATGACGAAAAAGCGCATTGCCACTCGTCATTATTCCGATATTTAATGTGTCGTTAAAGGTCTAATAAACGCTTGTTATTTTTCATGTGTCTAATTGCGCATCAATTATTTTTTTAAAACTTTCAAATGGCTGTGCTCCTTTTAATTCGACATACCCTATCTGATCATTTCCTACAAAAAATCCTGGAGTCCCTGAAACCCCGTAATCTCTTCCATCGTCAAGATCTTTTCTAATCTCTTCGATGTGTTTTCCACTAGTTAAACATGCATCAAATACGCCCTGATCTAGTTTCATCACTGCAGCATATTGACTGAACAAAGCAAGCGCATTCCCAGTATCTTGTTTATCCCATTTGTTTTGATTTTCAAACAACATGTCGTGCATTTCTCTGAATTTACCCTGTTCGTTTGCACATTCTGCTGCCATCGAAGCTGGAAGTGCATTTGGATGAATGCTTTGGATTGGAAAGTCTCTAAAAACCAGTTTTACTTTTCCTTCTTGAATATATTCTTCAAGAATCAATGGGAGTGTCTGTGTATGAAATCTTGCACAAAAAGGACATTGAAAATCTGAAAATTCAATTATTGTAATAGGCGCATCCGTATTTCCTATTATTGGATCGTCATCTATTGAAATTTTTACTGCCGCTGTGGGTTGTTTTGAAGGTAATTGATTTTCTAATATTTTGAGTTCTATTTTTGCAATTGCCCTATCAAGATCTTCTTGATCTATTTGGTTAGAACTCAAACTTGTATATGATCCTGCAAAAAATGCTGCAATCCCTACAACTGCTATTAACATTATAATTAACACGTTAAACGTAGTTTTTTTCACAGACATGTTCTGTCTATTTTGATTTAATTCAACATCGTCCGAACTCATTATCTTTTTTTAAAAGTAATGTATACTTATTCGTATTGTATGGTAATTTATTTTTTGAGAAATTTAAAAACTAATGGCTAGATTAAATTAGAAAGTTTCATGAACTATCATCATCTTTTCCCTCTGAATCTATTTTATACCAATGTGCACATGCATAAAACATATACTTTAAACACAAAAAGTGGAGCCAATGACGGGATCCGAACCCACGACCTGCTGATTACAAATCAGCCGCTCTAACCAGGCTGAGCTACATTGGCACAAATTAAAATGGCCTTTTTGAAGCTTTAAAATGTTACCGGTGGTAAGTCTCTGAACCATTTTAATTGAAAATTATTCATATTATAGGCAGTTTATAATAATGCCTATTTTTGATATCCTTTATGAAATACATCGAACCAATTCGAGTTAAGATTATAATGATTATGTTTTATGCAACTGGTGTTACTGGTATGATAGTTGGATTAACTATTGCTCCTCCTAACTCTGTCATGATTATAACTTTCATGGGTGTACTTAATTTTAGCTTGGGGGCTTTCTTCACGTTTGTCTTTTTGACCCAGGTTAAAAAAGAGCCTGATAAGAGAAAGAAAAAGCGCAAAGGCAATTAAGTGTCTTTTTTTAATTTATGCTGTTTTACTTTGTGTTATAAAAATGAAAAAATTATCTATATCACAAAATATTTTTTATCTCTTCAATTAAAGTATAAATAAGAACTTCCTTTCATGAATTCAGAAATGCTAGACTTAGTTGCCAAAAAATTATTTCTTACAAAAGGCAAAGGTGTGCATGAAGATAGATTAACAAGTTTTGAATATGCTTTAAGAGATGCAGGGATTGCAGGAACTAATCTTGTACTGATCTCAAGTATTTTCCCCCCATATGCTAAACTGGTTTCTAGAAATGAAGGTCTTAAAGCAATTTCACCTGGTCAGATTCTGTTTACGATTTATTCAAAAAATCAAACTAATGAACCTCATAGAATGTGTGCTGCATCTGTAGGAATTGCACAACCAAAAGACAAAAGTAGATATGGTTATCTGTCTGAATACGAGTCTTATGGTCAAAATGAAACTCAAGCAGGTGATTATGCCGAAGATATTGCAGCTCAAATGTTAGCTTCTTCTTTAGGTATTCCATTTGATGCTGACAAAGACTGGGATGAAAAAAGACAACAGTGGTCAATTTCTGGGCAAATATATAAAACTCAAAACATTACACAATCAACAAAAGGTGACAAGGATGGAAAATGGACAACTGTGTTTGCAGCAGCTGTTCTTTTATTGTAATTATTTTCTATATCCTTTAAGATAAAACACTGCAGCTGCAATTGCAACTATTGTGATGATGATTATTACTATTGTAGATTCATCAAATACTGGTTTTTCAGTCTGAAGATCTGTTCCGCCCAGTGAAAACATTAATTCGTCTTTACTTACTGTTGTGTCTTTACCAAAAATATATTTTCCTTGAATTCGTTTCCCTTCTTCAGGATCAAAAACCCATCCTTTTTTTGTAATATCTGTGGGTATTCTTTCATCATTTATGATCTGTGTTGGAATTATGTTTCCTTTTACGTCTGAAACATTTGTGCTTTCGGGTGATAATACTACTACTTGGATTAGAGAATTCAATGGATAAAACCCTGCTGAAAAGTAATCTGATCTTTTTAATTTGTCTGTTTTCAAAAATTCTAAAAGATCTACCTCATTAATTTTTGATGCTGTTTGTGGATAATTTGCTGAAACTCTCAGTTGAAGTAATGAGATATCTTCACTTGGAATTATTGAGAATGTCATTTTTGCATTATCTTGTTTTGAAAGATTTTTTGCAACATCATAAAATCCACCTGAATCTCTAATTATTTTTGGGATTAAAATAGCTGATATTTTTTCATACATCGAGGATGTTTCCTCCATAGGCATGGTATATACTGCTGAGATAGTTCCTTTACCTGAAACCACTCCTGATGTATCTAGTGCAACACTTGTTTCATCATTACTATGGATAAATGTAGAATGCCTTTTGGCTTTTGTGTCAAACACCTCGTTTATTTCACTAATGAATTGTTCTGATACCATTAGTGTTCTATTTTGAATCTGTAAGAAATTTTTATCTGCCTGATTTCTTTTTACATTTATCAAAATACATGATTGATTATCAACTCCCAAAATACATTGGTTTTGATTTGTTATTATTACTGCTGATATGTTCCCGTTTTCTCTTATTCTTTTCTCTAATTCTGATGGAATTTTTATTTCCTGAATACTTGTGCTTTGCAATGTTATTGATGCTGTGACATTTTGAGATATGCTTTTGTCTATCAATACCTGTGCCATCTCTTGAAATGTAGCAAGTCCTACCTCTTGTGAATATGAATAATTTACTGAAATTCCTAATAATGTTATCATTATAATTGTAAATAGTATTTTTAACATAAGTTGACACTTTGTGATGAAAATATTAAATTTACTGATTAACAGTCGTGTAGGAGTTTATGATCATCATCCTCTTTGGTACAGCATACTGTAATAATGATTAGTACATTTGATACAAATCTTGATTGTATGACCTTATTATTTTCATGATTTATCAAAAAGTTTGCAATTATGCTGCTTTCTCATAATATCATGTAGTTTTTTATCCTGATATTGAATCTATAATCTAACTTTTGTCATGTTTTCTTCCTCATTTACTTTTTACTTTGTTTAGTAAAAGATTTTCCAATATATGCAATTCTTTAAAAATCCCAATATGTTAACATCACATAATGGCATATTTTGAGCATTTACGAGTATGTAAGGAATGTGGAATTATATTCACCAAACTTACAGCAGGCAAAATATTCTTAGCATGCCCCAATTGTAAGAGTCCAAGAAGAGGTAAAATCGAATTGGAACATCTAAAAGAAGAAAATGATCACGTCACAGAACAAGAATCTCGGAAACAAATAAAATAATTTACAACTAACTCCCAAAATAAGACTAGGATACTTTCAACGGTTACGCTCTTCAGAACATACCCTTCTGTTAAATGCACTCATATTCCCTGTTACAATGTACACATATTCTTAAACTCATGATTCCATTGTATGCTTGAGAGATATATTCAAGATCAATTGTTACATCCACTGTTAATCTCTAAATTTACTCTCTCGCGTGATTGATAAAAAAGAAATAGTTTGGCTATCTTAATTTCTTTATGTTCTATTCTTACTGTAAAGATGATTTAGCTGTTATCTATA harbors:
- a CDS encoding arginine decarboxylase, pyruvoyl-dependent, encoding MNSEMLDLVAKKLFLTKGKGVHEDRLTSFEYALRDAGIAGTNLVLISSIFPPYAKLVSRNEGLKAISPGQILFTIYSKNQTNEPHRMCAASVGIAQPKDKSRYGYLSEYESYGQNETQAGDYAEDIAAQMLASSLGIPFDADKDWDEKRQQWSISGQIYKTQNITQSTKGDKDGKWTTVFAAAVLLL
- a CDS encoding DsbA family protein, which encodes MSSDDVELNQNRQNMSVKKTTFNVLIIMLIAVVGIAAFFAGSYTSLSSNQIDQEDLDRAIAKIELKILENQLPSKQPTAAVKISIDDDPIIGNTDAPITIIEFSDFQCPFCARFHTQTLPLILEEYIQEGKVKLVFRDFPIQSIHPNALPASMAAECANEQGKFREMHDMLFENQNKWDKQDTGNALALFSQYAAVMKLDQGVFDACLTSGKHIEEIRKDLDDGRDYGVSGTPGFFVGNDQIGYVELKGAQPFESFKKIIDAQLDT
- a CDS encoding thioredoxin domain-containing protein; this translates as MVENNLIHETSPYLLQHAHNPVQWYAWNDEALKKAKDENKPIFLSIGYSSCHWCHVMAHESFENDEVAKFMNENFVNIKVDREERPDVDDIYQKVCQIATGQGGWPLSIFLTPDQKPFYVGTYFPVLDSYGRPGFGSICRQLSQAWKEKPKDIEKSAENFLNALHKTEIIHTPSKLEKIILDEAAMNLFQLGDVTYGGFGSAPKFPNAANISFLFRYANLTGLSKFNEFALKTLNKMAKGGIFDQIGGGFHRYSTDAKWLVPHFEKMLYDNALISVNYVEAYQITKDPFYLEVLQKTLDFVLREMTSPEGGFYSAYDADSDGVEGKFYVWKKSEIKAILGSDADIFCLYYDVTDGGNWEGDNILCNNLNISTVAFNFGKSEQEIHKILNSCAEKLLKVRSTRIPPGLDDKILVSWNSLMITAFAKGYRVTNDLRYLNAAKDCILFIEQHLLVDDKLRRTYKNNIAKIDGYLEDYSYFINALLDVFEIEPNPKYLKLSLSLTNYLIDHFWDPSSSSFFMTSDNHEKLIIRPKSNYDLSLPSGNSVSAFVLLKLYHFSQQQKFLDIATKIMESQAQIAAENPFGFGYLLNTISLFIQKPVEITIINTENSEIQESLLLKYLPNSIMVMIQNSDQLNGLSEFPFFTGKFFEEKTSVFICKDFTCSLPLHTIDEVNSNL
- a CDS encoding DEAD/DEAH box helicase produces the protein MTKFQDLGLNDNILKGIKEQGFEEAFAIQEAVIPVLLSGRDVVGQAHTGSGKTAAFALSMLQGIQPKKGIQGLVMAPTRELAMQITEEVKKFGKYTGIRIATIYGGQGMGIQLDALHRGVEIVVATPGRLIDHLKRGSIELRDISHIVLDEADTMLDMGFIDDIQFILDLAPEDRVMSLFSATMPTEILRLSEDYLKNPKQFLLDADDLSGEGIDQSFLVIKDRDKFKYLLDFIKPTKGQCIVFCSTKYRTRDVAKYLHQEKYDAVAIEGDMSQHRREQSMARFRNGKADILVATDIASRGIDVPRVELVVNYDIPNQEMAYFHRIGRTARAGAKGKAVTFVSYSSVGDWNLIKRQIKVPIRDLNQEMGIQISIPDPLKRQTPSRRYGGQSRSNYSRGGRSGGYGSGSRGGNPRDDRNRKRRTDSGESRNSYGGRSRW
- a CDS encoding Lrp/AsnC ligand binding domain-containing protein, with the translated sequence MHKGFILLNCDLGSEEYIVDELKQMQNVTNAYLTFGAYDVIAEIQTQDQEGFEKVIATIRKLSRVVSTMTLNVVDSE